A single genomic interval of Bradyrhizobium japonicum USDA 6 harbors:
- a CDS encoding class I SAM-dependent methyltransferase, producing the protein MSDRSTHWDNVYATKGEAEVSWFQDSPAISLEMIHSARPDHGAAIIDIGGGASRLVDALLRDGYRDLAVLDLSANALEAAKKRIGRAASAVDWIVADATTWRPGRSYDVWHDRAAFHFLTDPRDRAAYVERLRSAITPGGQIIIATFALDGPEKCSGLPVQRHDSASLAAELGPEFELIETRSETHHTPWKSTQAFQFSRFKRRG; encoded by the coding sequence ATGTCCGATCGCAGCACCCACTGGGACAACGTCTACGCCACCAAGGGCGAGGCCGAGGTGAGCTGGTTTCAGGACAGCCCGGCGATCTCGCTCGAGATGATCCACTCGGCCCGTCCTGACCATGGCGCCGCCATCATCGACATCGGCGGCGGTGCTTCGCGGCTGGTGGACGCTCTCCTGCGGGACGGATACCGCGACCTCGCCGTGCTCGATCTCTCCGCCAACGCGCTTGAAGCGGCGAAGAAACGAATCGGCCGCGCCGCTTCAGCGGTCGACTGGATCGTTGCCGACGCCACGACATGGCGGCCGGGGCGCAGCTACGACGTCTGGCACGATCGCGCGGCATTTCACTTCCTGACCGATCCGCGCGACCGGGCCGCTTACGTCGAGCGCCTGCGGTCGGCGATTACGCCCGGCGGCCAAATCATCATCGCGACATTTGCGCTTGATGGCCCGGAGAAATGCAGCGGCCTGCCGGTGCAGCGGCACGACAGCGCGAGTCTTGCAGCGGAGCTCGGGCCGGAGTTCGAGCTGATCGAGACGCGGAGCGAGACGCATCACACACCGTGGAAGTCGACCCAGGCGTTTCAGTTCAGCCGGTTCAAGCGACGCGGCTAG
- a CDS encoding branched-chain amino acid aminotransferase, giving the protein MAEIKKPIEYSPSWTFFEGKWHDGNVPIMGPRTHAAWLGSVVFDGARAFEGVAPDLDRHIARANQSAINFGLKPVVDTGTWLSLAHEGIARFAANAELYVRPMYWAQNGSGGGVLFDPETTNWCLCIYEAPMPKPVGNAITLSPFRRPTAECAPVEAKAACLYPNNSRALAEAAGRGFQNALMLDMLGNVAEFGNSNVFMAKDGVVYTPVPNGTFLNGITRQRVISLLRGDGVTVVEKTLRYADFLAADEIFSTGNFAKVAPVIRIDDRELKPGPLYTKARKLYWDFAHAVKLAA; this is encoded by the coding sequence ATGGCCGAGATCAAGAAACCGATCGAATACTCGCCGAGCTGGACCTTCTTCGAGGGCAAATGGCACGACGGCAACGTGCCGATCATGGGCCCGCGCACGCATGCGGCCTGGCTCGGCTCGGTCGTGTTCGACGGCGCGCGTGCGTTCGAGGGCGTCGCGCCCGATCTCGACCGTCACATCGCCCGCGCCAATCAGTCCGCGATCAATTTTGGCCTGAAGCCGGTGGTCGACACCGGCACGTGGCTGTCGCTCGCACACGAAGGCATCGCGCGCTTCGCCGCGAATGCCGAGCTGTACGTCCGCCCGATGTATTGGGCCCAGAACGGTTCGGGCGGCGGCGTGCTGTTCGACCCCGAGACGACCAATTGGTGCCTGTGCATCTACGAGGCGCCGATGCCGAAACCCGTCGGCAACGCCATCACGCTGTCGCCGTTCCGCCGGCCCACCGCCGAATGCGCGCCGGTCGAGGCCAAGGCCGCCTGTCTCTATCCGAACAATTCGCGGGCGCTCGCGGAAGCCGCCGGGCGCGGCTTCCAGAATGCGCTGATGCTCGACATGCTCGGCAACGTCGCGGAGTTCGGCAATTCCAATGTGTTCATGGCCAAGGACGGCGTGGTCTACACGCCGGTGCCGAACGGCACGTTCCTGAACGGCATCACGCGCCAGCGCGTCATCAGCCTGCTGCGCGGCGACGGCGTTACCGTGGTCGAGAAGACGCTGCGCTATGCCGACTTCCTCGCCGCCGACGAGATTTTCTCGACCGGCAATTTCGCCAAGGTCGCCCCCGTCATCCGCATCGACGATCGCGAGCTGAAGCCGGGCCCGCTCTACACCAAAGCGCGCAAGCTCTATTGGGACTTTGCGCATGCGGTGAAGCTGGCGGCGTAG
- a CDS encoding alpha/beta hydrolase — protein sequence MPLDPLARRLLTMMAAAAPQGRSRPSVEARRQSLAKLMQFARTDAPDVTTADGTLPGPGEELPYRLYSPASAGDRAPGFVFFHGGGLVAGSIATHDRIAAALAHVTGCRLVSVDYRLAPEHKFPAAVIDAIAATEWVARQAPSLGIDAERLVVGGDSAGATLAAIVCQEAMQTAGLSIVAQCLICPVLDFEETSPSREAFAEGHLIDRATIEADLADYLPDGVDTAAPRISPLRATRLAGLPTAIIHTAEFDPMRDEGNAYARKLLAAGVAVEHVCHDGMVHNFHAMGAILPQAQLVLSQIGEQVRRAVEK from the coding sequence ATGCCGCTCGATCCGCTTGCAAGGCGTTTGTTGACCATGATGGCTGCGGCCGCCCCGCAGGGGCGGAGCCGGCCGAGCGTCGAGGCGCGGCGGCAGTCGCTGGCGAAGCTGATGCAGTTTGCGCGCACTGATGCGCCGGATGTCACCACCGCCGACGGCACGCTTCCGGGTCCCGGCGAAGAGCTGCCCTATCGCCTTTATTCGCCCGCGTCTGCCGGCGACCGCGCACCGGGCTTCGTGTTCTTTCATGGCGGCGGGCTCGTGGCCGGCAGCATTGCGACCCATGACCGTATCGCGGCGGCGCTGGCGCATGTGACCGGCTGTCGCCTCGTCTCGGTCGATTACCGGCTCGCGCCCGAGCACAAATTTCCTGCCGCCGTCATTGATGCGATCGCGGCCACGGAATGGGTCGCGCGGCAAGCCCCCTCGCTGGGCATCGACGCCGAACGTCTGGTGGTCGGCGGCGATTCCGCCGGCGCCACGCTCGCTGCGATCGTGTGCCAGGAAGCGATGCAGACCGCCGGCCTCTCGATCGTCGCGCAATGCCTGATCTGCCCGGTGCTGGATTTCGAGGAGACTTCGCCTTCGCGCGAGGCATTCGCCGAAGGCCATCTGATCGATCGCGCCACCATCGAAGCCGATCTCGCCGATTATCTGCCTGATGGCGTCGACACCGCCGCCCCCCGCATCTCGCCCTTGCGTGCGACGCGGCTTGCAGGCCTGCCGACCGCGATCATCCACACCGCCGAATTCGATCCGATGCGCGACGAGGGCAATGCCTATGCGCGCAAGCTACTCGCCGCGGGCGTCGCGGTCGAGCACGTCTGCCATGACGGCATGGTCCATAATTTCCACGCCATGGGCGCGATCCTGCCGCAGGCGCAGCTCGTGCTGTCGCAGATCGGCGAACAGGTCCGGCGGGCGGTGGAGAAATGA
- a CDS encoding PAS-domain containing protein, which produces MSRLVPERTFLAGKIFFNFGQSSIDCIVRRLSEEAATLEMESGIGVPERFQLRLAGRESLTCRVIWRSDRQVGVAFEQPGGVERPAGEDRERSSDALMRSQMLALRAALDHVPTGIVLLDSSLRARLINRSFRRMWRLPDEVADSNPSILTLLHHGRDTGAYEVPDPDLDALITERVRVIEAGDPTPIDLRRTNGDVVRVQVTPLPDGGRMLTYTPVTDIVRYSDELRLLRDALENVQDGVLLLDPDLRATFMNRRMRRFWEVSEDEAANRPAYSSLVRRLHRASAPHLPTSELAKFPARRVEEVKAGDHVRDLQTPDGRRIRAHCTTMSNGGR; this is translated from the coding sequence ATGTCCCGCTTGGTCCCGGAACGGACGTTCCTCGCTGGGAAGATCTTTTTCAATTTCGGCCAGTCGTCGATCGATTGCATCGTGCGCCGGCTGTCCGAGGAAGCCGCGACGCTCGAGATGGAGAGCGGCATCGGCGTGCCCGAGCGATTCCAGCTCAGGCTTGCAGGGCGCGAGAGCCTGACCTGCCGCGTGATCTGGCGATCGGACCGTCAGGTCGGGGTCGCCTTCGAGCAGCCGGGCGGCGTCGAGCGACCAGCCGGCGAGGACCGGGAACGCTCGTCCGACGCGCTGATGCGCAGCCAGATGCTGGCGTTGCGCGCCGCGCTCGATCATGTGCCGACCGGTATCGTGCTGCTCGACTCGAGCCTCAGGGCGCGCCTGATCAACCGGTCGTTTCGCCGGATGTGGCGCCTGCCTGACGAGGTTGCCGACAGCAATCCATCCATTCTCACGCTGCTCCATCATGGACGTGACACCGGAGCCTATGAGGTGCCGGATCCCGACCTCGACGCACTGATCACGGAGCGTGTTCGTGTGATCGAGGCGGGTGATCCGACGCCGATCGATCTGCGCCGGACCAATGGCGATGTCGTGCGCGTCCAGGTCACGCCGTTGCCCGATGGCGGGCGCATGCTGACCTACACGCCCGTCACCGACATCGTGCGCTATTCCGACGAGCTGAGGCTGCTGCGCGATGCGCTGGAGAATGTTCAGGACGGGGTCCTCCTGCTCGACCCCGACCTGCGCGCCACCTTCATGAACCGGCGCATGCGGCGCTTTTGGGAGGTCAGCGAAGACGAGGCCGCGAACCGGCCGGCCTATTCGTCGCTGGTGCGACGCCTGCATCGCGCCAGCGCGCCCCATCTTCCAACGAGCGAACTCGCGAAATTTCCGGCGAGACGCGTCGAAGAGGTCAAGGCCGGCGATCACGTGCGCGACCTGCAGACGCCGGACGGCCGGCGCATCAGGGCCCATTGCACCACGATGTCGAATGGCGGCCGCTGA
- a CDS encoding GGDEF domain-containing protein — MHHDVEWRPLTYVDITDLTQKAAMLETLATTDPLTGLYNRRHFLESLDAEWSRFQRYYRSVSVLMLDIDHFKSVNDRYGHAVGDAAIKAVAAACLDGKRKSDIVGRLGGEEFAVLLPETSLSRARTVAERIRKRVMSAQVFADKVQFGLTVSIGIAEATVSMSGIDALMGAADHALYQAKAEGRNRCIAWAPPPPASKAAE; from the coding sequence TTGCACCACGATGTCGAATGGCGGCCGCTGACCTATGTCGACATCACCGACTTGACGCAGAAAGCCGCGATGCTGGAGACACTCGCCACCACCGATCCGCTCACCGGCCTCTACAACCGCCGCCACTTTCTCGAAAGCCTCGATGCGGAATGGAGCCGCTTTCAGCGCTATTATCGCTCCGTCTCCGTGCTGATGCTCGACATCGACCACTTCAAGTCGGTCAACGATCGCTACGGCCATGCGGTCGGCGACGCCGCGATCAAGGCGGTTGCGGCCGCGTGCCTCGACGGCAAGCGCAAGTCGGACATCGTCGGCCGCCTCGGCGGCGAGGAATTTGCGGTTCTCCTGCCCGAGACCAGCCTGTCTCGCGCGAGGACGGTAGCCGAACGCATCCGCAAGCGCGTGATGAGCGCGCAGGTCTTTGCCGACAAGGTTCAGTTCGGCCTCACCGTGAGCATCGGCATCGCGGAAGCCACCGTCAGCATGTCCGGCATCGACGCGCTGATGGGCGCGGCCGATCATGCGCTCTACCAGGCCAAGGCCGAAGGCCGCAATCGCTGCATCGCCTGGGCGCCCCCGCCGCCTGCTAGCAAGGCGGCGGAGTGA
- a CDS encoding carboxymuconolactone decarboxylase family protein, whose amino-acid sequence MRLPILDPKDLTDEQKPLYDDMRAGIKDHFKGFVNMRDDGALLGPWNPWIREPRFGKPVWELVKAIASNPLLPAPVREVAILVTGSHFRSGYELYAHVLVAEQRGLSDEKLATIVAGQRPVDLTRQEAVAYDVASALVNGGVLPELTWRAAVKEFGEHGAAELSYLVGVYCMVSVTLNTFDVPVPE is encoded by the coding sequence GTGCGTCTTCCCATTCTCGATCCGAAGGATCTGACCGACGAACAGAAGCCGCTCTATGACGACATGCGAGCCGGCATCAAGGACCACTTCAAGGGCTTCGTGAACATGCGCGACGACGGCGCGCTGCTTGGGCCGTGGAATCCCTGGATCCGCGAGCCGCGTTTCGGCAAGCCGGTGTGGGAGCTGGTCAAGGCGATCGCGTCGAACCCGCTGCTGCCGGCGCCGGTGCGCGAGGTCGCGATCCTCGTCACCGGTTCGCATTTCCGCTCCGGCTACGAGCTCTATGCTCATGTGCTCGTTGCCGAGCAACGCGGCCTCTCCGACGAGAAGCTCGCAACCATCGTCGCCGGGCAGCGGCCGGTCGATCTCACCAGGCAGGAAGCCGTCGCCTACGACGTGGCGTCCGCATTGGTCAACGGCGGCGTGCTGCCGGAATTGACCTGGCGCGCCGCGGTCAAGGAGTTCGGAGAGCACGGCGCGGCCGAGCTGTCCTACCTCGTCGGGGTCTACTGCATGGTCTCGGTCACGCTCAACACGTTCGACGTGCCGGTGCCGGAGTAG
- a CDS encoding PLP-dependent cysteine synthase family protein, producing MQTFPFRHHNPAGPAYRRGWVDEAVAAIEADQCRTADTHLIRLIVPALSGIDIYLKDESTHPTGSLKHRLARSLFLYALCNGHIREGTPVVEASSGSTAVSEAYFAQMIGVPFYAVMPRTTSAEKIAAIEHYGGNCHLIDDGRALYEEAAALATRLNGHYMDQFTFAERATDWRGNNNIAESIFTQLQGEPRPIPDWIVMGAGTGGTSATIGRYLRYRQYPTRLCVADVEHSAFFDCFRTQDRSHVCERPSLIEGVGRPRCEPSFVPGVVDRMMKIPDAATIAAMNVLSRRLRRAVGGSTGTNFLALCRLASEMRQANVSGSLVTLICDSGERYRQTYYEPEWLKGRGLDPAPFEAALSSFLTTGEPLTLDVDDVANPQIVPSPEAS from the coding sequence ATGCAGACATTCCCCTTCCGCCACCACAATCCGGCCGGGCCGGCCTATCGGCGCGGTTGGGTGGACGAGGCCGTCGCAGCGATCGAGGCCGACCAGTGCCGCACCGCCGACACGCATCTGATCCGGCTGATCGTGCCGGCGCTATCAGGCATCGATATCTATCTCAAGGATGAGTCCACGCATCCGACCGGCAGCCTGAAGCACCGCCTTGCGCGCTCGCTGTTCCTCTACGCGCTCTGCAACGGCCACATCCGCGAAGGCACGCCTGTGGTCGAGGCCTCGTCGGGCTCGACCGCGGTGTCAGAAGCCTATTTCGCGCAGATGATCGGCGTGCCCTTCTACGCTGTGATGCCGCGCACGACCTCGGCGGAGAAGATCGCCGCGATCGAGCATTATGGCGGCAACTGCCATCTGATCGACGACGGCCGCGCGCTCTACGAGGAAGCCGCCGCGCTCGCCACCCGGCTGAACGGCCACTACATGGACCAGTTCACCTTTGCCGAGCGCGCCACCGACTGGCGCGGCAACAACAACATCGCCGAATCGATCTTCACGCAATTGCAGGGCGAGCCGCGTCCGATTCCCGACTGGATCGTCATGGGTGCGGGCACCGGCGGCACCTCGGCCACCATCGGACGGTACTTGCGCTATCGCCAGTATCCGACACGGCTGTGCGTCGCCGATGTGGAGCATTCTGCCTTCTTCGACTGCTTCCGCACGCAGGACCGCTCTCACGTTTGCGAACGCCCATCGTTGATCGAGGGCGTCGGCCGGCCGCGCTGCGAACCCTCCTTCGTCCCCGGCGTGGTCGACCGCATGATGAAGATCCCGGATGCGGCAACGATCGCGGCGATGAACGTGCTGTCGCGCCGGCTGCGCCGCGCGGTCGGCGGCTCCACCGGCACCAACTTCCTGGCACTGTGCCGCCTCGCCTCGGAGATGCGGCAGGCGAACGTATCAGGGTCGCTGGTGACGCTGATCTGCGATTCCGGCGAGCGCTACCGGCAGACCTATTACGAGCCCGAATGGCTGAAGGGGCGCGGTCTCGATCCTGCGCCGTTCGAAGCGGCCCTGTCGTCGTTCCTCACGACGGGCGAACCACTGACGCTGGACGTCGACGACGTCGCAAATCCACAGATCGTACCAAGCCCCGAGGCATCATAG
- a CDS encoding Lrp/AsnC family transcriptional regulator, whose protein sequence is MASRLDRIDLKILRLLQNNGRLSNAELAETVAISPATCHRRTQRLFEDGFIAAVRAMVAPKKVAKGTLVMVGVVLDRSTPESFAIFEQAIAKLKFVLDCHLVAGDFDYFLKIRVGDMEDFNRIHGEQLIALPGVRQTRTFFVMKEVVDNAPLEF, encoded by the coding sequence ATGGCGTCCCGGCTCGACCGTATCGATCTCAAGATATTGAGATTACTTCAGAATAACGGCCGGCTCAGCAACGCCGAGCTGGCCGAAACCGTCGCCATCAGCCCCGCCACCTGCCATCGCCGCACCCAGCGCCTGTTCGAGGACGGCTTCATCGCCGCTGTCCGCGCCATGGTCGCGCCGAAGAAGGTGGCGAAGGGCACGCTGGTGATGGTCGGAGTCGTGCTGGACCGCTCGACCCCCGAAAGCTTTGCCATCTTCGAGCAGGCGATCGCAAAACTGAAATTCGTGCTCGACTGCCACCTCGTCGCCGGCGACTTCGATTACTTCCTGAAGATCCGCGTCGGCGACATGGAGGATTTCAACCGCATCCACGGCGAACAACTGATCGCGCTGCCCGGCGTGCGCCAGACCCGCACCTTCTTCGTGATGAAGGAGGTCGTCGACAACGCACCGCTGGAGTTTTGA
- a CDS encoding 1-aminocyclopropane-1-carboxylate deaminase has translation MLDKFARYPLTFGPTPIEKLERLSKHLGGHVEIYAKREDCNSGLAYGGNKLRKLEYIIPDAIASNADTLVSIGGVQSNHTRMIAAVAAKIGMKCRLVQEAWVPHEDAVYDRVGNIMLSRIMGADVRLVDDGFDIGIRKSWEQAIEEVKAAGGKPYAIPAGASVHKFGGLGYVGFAEEVRKQEAELGFKFDYIVVCTVTGSTHAGMLVGFAADGRARKVIGIDASFTPAQTKAQVLSIAQNTAKLVELGKDIVEDDVVLIEDYAYPAYGVPSEETKEAIRLTARLEAMITDPVYEGKSMQGLIDLTQKGHFEKGAKILYAHLGGAPALNGYGYAFRNG, from the coding sequence ATGCTGGACAAATTCGCGCGCTATCCGCTGACCTTCGGCCCGACGCCCATCGAGAAGCTGGAACGGCTTTCGAAGCACCTCGGCGGCCATGTCGAGATCTATGCCAAGCGCGAGGACTGCAATTCCGGCCTCGCCTATGGCGGCAACAAGCTGCGCAAGCTCGAATACATCATCCCGGACGCGATCGCCTCGAACGCGGACACGCTGGTCTCGATCGGTGGCGTGCAGTCCAACCACACCCGCATGATCGCCGCGGTCGCCGCCAAGATCGGCATGAAGTGCCGCCTGGTGCAGGAAGCCTGGGTCCCGCACGAGGACGCCGTCTACGACCGCGTCGGCAACATCATGCTGTCGCGCATCATGGGCGCCGACGTGCGCCTGGTGGACGACGGCTTCGACATCGGCATCCGCAAGAGCTGGGAGCAGGCGATCGAGGAGGTGAAGGCGGCGGGCGGCAAGCCTTACGCGATCCCCGCCGGCGCCTCCGTGCACAAGTTTGGTGGCCTCGGCTATGTCGGCTTCGCCGAGGAAGTGCGCAAGCAGGAAGCCGAGCTCGGCTTCAAGTTCGATTACATCGTGGTCTGCACCGTCACCGGCTCGACCCATGCCGGCATGCTGGTCGGCTTCGCCGCCGACGGCCGCGCGCGAAAGGTGATCGGCATCGACGCCTCGTTCACGCCGGCGCAGACGAAAGCACAGGTGCTCTCGATCGCGCAGAACACCGCCAAGCTCGTCGAGCTCGGCAAGGATATCGTCGAAGACGACGTCGTGCTGATCGAGGACTATGCCTATCCCGCCTATGGCGTGCCGTCGGAAGAGACCAAGGAAGCGATCCGCCTCACCGCACGGTTAGAGGCGATGATCACCGATCCCGTCTATGAGGGCAAATCGATGCAAGGCCTGATCGACCTGACCCAGAAGGGCCATTTCGAGAAGGGCGCAAAGATTCTCTACGCCCATCTCGGCGGCGCGCCGGCGCTCAACGGCTACGGTTACGCATTCCGGAACGGCTGA
- the recQ gene encoding DNA helicase RecQ, producing MSAPSTAPLPAPANGRDALSVLHSVFGLPGFRGAQGEIIRHVSDGGNCLVLMPTGGGKSLCYQLPSLLREGCGIVVSPLIALMRDQVAGLLEAGVNAAALNSSLTLQEASDIERRLIAGDLDLLYVAPERLVTPRCLSLLAQAKVALFAIDEAHCVSQWGHDFRPEYVGLSIIAERFPNVPRIALTATADELTRKEIVERLRLADSPQFVSSFDRPNIRYEIVDKRNAVSQLKEFIRERHTGDAGVVYCLSRNRVEEVAAALDDAGIAALPYHAGLDSSIRSRNQDRFLNEDGIVIVATIAFGMGIDKPDVRFVAHLDLPKSIEAYYQETGRAGRDGKPSAAWMAYGLSDIVQQRRMIDESSGSDDFKRVSIGKLDALVGLAETAQCRRKRLLAYFGEAETAHNCGNCDNCLTPPKMRDGKVLAQKLLSCAYRTGQRFGAMQLIDVLIGRLTEKVTQFGHDKLSVFGIGRELNETQWRTVLRQLVAMGHLYSDSEAFGALKLTESARGVLRGETEVWLREEAPGTRVRASRTKSRRGDLAPAANAPQGDVDPELRARLRSWRSDIARERGVPAYVVLHDATIDGIVRAWPTTLDELRNVPGIGDKKLEHYGDELLQIVKTR from the coding sequence ATGTCCGCTCCCTCCACCGCCCCGCTGCCTGCGCCGGCCAACGGCCGCGACGCGCTGTCGGTGCTGCATTCGGTGTTCGGCCTGCCGGGGTTCCGCGGCGCGCAGGGCGAGATCATCCGGCACGTCTCGGATGGCGGCAATTGCCTGGTCTTGATGCCGACCGGCGGCGGCAAGTCGCTGTGCTATCAATTGCCGTCACTGCTGCGCGAAGGCTGCGGTATCGTGGTGTCGCCGCTGATCGCGCTGATGCGCGACCAGGTCGCCGGCCTGCTCGAGGCCGGGGTCAATGCCGCCGCGCTGAACTCGTCGCTGACGTTGCAGGAGGCTTCCGACATCGAGCGCCGCCTGATCGCGGGCGATCTCGACCTGCTCTATGTCGCGCCGGAACGCCTGGTGACGCCGCGCTGCCTGTCGCTGCTGGCGCAGGCGAAGGTCGCGCTGTTCGCGATCGACGAGGCGCATTGCGTCTCGCAATGGGGCCATGACTTCCGCCCCGAATATGTCGGCCTCTCCATCATCGCCGAACGTTTTCCGAACGTTCCGCGCATCGCGCTGACCGCGACCGCCGACGAGCTGACGCGCAAGGAGATCGTCGAGCGCCTCCGGCTCGCCGACAGCCCGCAATTCGTCTCCAGCTTCGATCGCCCGAATATCCGCTACGAGATCGTAGACAAGCGCAATGCCGTGTCGCAGCTGAAAGAATTCATCCGGGAGCGGCATACGGGCGACGCCGGCGTGGTCTATTGCCTGTCGCGCAATCGCGTCGAGGAGGTTGCCGCCGCGCTCGACGACGCCGGCATTGCGGCGCTGCCCTATCACGCCGGGCTCGACAGCAGCATACGCTCGCGCAACCAGGACCGGTTCCTCAACGAGGACGGCATCGTCATCGTCGCGACCATCGCCTTCGGCATGGGCATCGACAAGCCCGACGTCCGCTTCGTCGCCCATCTCGATCTGCCCAAGAGCATCGAGGCCTATTATCAGGAGACGGGGCGCGCCGGCCGCGACGGCAAGCCGTCGGCGGCCTGGATGGCCTATGGTCTTTCCGACATCGTGCAGCAGCGCCGCATGATCGACGAGTCCAGCGGTTCTGACGATTTCAAGCGGGTGTCGATCGGCAAGCTCGACGCACTGGTCGGCCTCGCCGAGACCGCGCAGTGCCGGCGCAAGCGGCTGCTCGCCTATTTCGGCGAGGCGGAGACGGCGCACAATTGCGGCAATTGCGACAACTGCCTGACGCCGCCCAAGATGCGCGACGGCAAGGTGCTGGCGCAGAAGCTGCTGTCCTGCGCCTATCGCACCGGGCAGCGTTTCGGTGCGATGCAGCTGATCGACGTGCTGATTGGTCGTCTTACCGAGAAGGTGACGCAGTTCGGCCACGACAAATTGTCCGTGTTCGGCATCGGGCGCGAGCTGAACGAGACGCAGTGGCGCACGGTGTTGCGGCAGCTGGTGGCGATGGGCCATTTGTACAGCGACAGCGAGGCGTTCGGCGCGCTGAAGCTGACGGAGAGCGCGCGCGGCGTGCTACGCGGCGAGACCGAGGTGTGGCTGCGCGAGGAAGCGCCGGGCACGCGTGTTCGCGCGAGCCGGACTAAATCCCGCCGTGGTGACCTCGCGCCTGCGGCCAACGCGCCGCAGGGCGATGTCGATCCCGAATTGCGGGCGCGGCTGAGGTCCTGGCGTTCGGACATCGCGCGCGAACGCGGGGTGCCGGCCTATGTCGTGCTGCACGATGCCACCATCGACGGCATCGTCCGGGCCTGGCCGACGACGCTGGACGAGCTCCGCAACGTGCCCGGCATCGGCGACAAGAAGCTCGAGCATTACGGCGATGAACTGCTCCAGATCGTCAAGACGCGGTAA
- a CDS encoding polysaccharide deacetylase family protein — protein sequence MWSALQGRVSNRLARHFRAASHRLPAHAPMVSFTFDDAPDSAAGEGAALLETHGGRGTFYLAGSLIDRPSDHWHGLSNDAIVRLHRAGHEIACHTFSHQSSADLDEAAMAREIERNRSHFHAIDSSIVLENFAYPYGIASVWRKSQLAKAFRSARGILPGVNRDVIDLQFLRASPLIDREIDVAGVDRYFDEAVASGGWLIFYGHDVADAPSPYGCTPHLMRHALEAAGKRDMPIVTVAEALRRIGA from the coding sequence GTGTGGTCGGCACTCCAGGGACGCGTGAGCAATCGGCTGGCCCGGCATTTCCGCGCCGCGTCGCACCGGCTGCCTGCGCATGCGCCGATGGTGAGCTTCACGTTTGACGACGCGCCCGATAGCGCCGCAGGCGAGGGCGCCGCGCTTCTGGAGACGCATGGCGGCCGCGGCACGTTCTACCTCGCCGGCAGCCTGATCGATCGTCCGTCGGATCACTGGCACGGCCTGTCGAACGACGCGATCGTGCGGCTTCACCGGGCCGGTCACGAGATTGCCTGCCATACCTTTTCGCACCAGAGCTCGGCCGATCTCGACGAGGCGGCCATGGCGCGCGAGATCGAGCGTAACCGCAGCCATTTCCACGCCATCGATTCCTCGATCGTGCTGGAGAACTTCGCCTACCCCTATGGAATAGCCTCGGTCTGGCGCAAGTCGCAGCTTGCAAAGGCCTTTCGCTCGGCGCGCGGCATCCTTCCCGGCGTCAATCGCGACGTGATCGACCTCCAGTTCCTGCGCGCCTCGCCCCTGATCGATCGCGAGATCGATGTTGCGGGCGTCGATCGCTATTTCGACGAGGCGGTCGCGAGTGGCGGATGGCTGATCTTCTACGGCCACGACGTCGCCGACGCGCCAAGCCCCTATGGCTGTACGCCGCACCTGATGCGCCATGCGCTGGAGGCGGCCGGGAAGCGCGACATGCCGATCGTGACGGTGGCGGAAGCGCTGCGACGGATCGGGGCGTAG